Proteins encoded in a region of the Ursus arctos isolate Adak ecotype North America unplaced genomic scaffold, UrsArc2.0 scaffold_2, whole genome shotgun sequence genome:
- the LDAF1 gene encoding lipid droplet assembly factor 1: protein MAKEEPPSTSKDLKELQKKLSLLVASIQNNSKVVAFMKSPVGRYLDRHPFVALTVLLFIAMSAVPVGFFLLIVVLTSLAALVGVILLEGLVISVGGLLLLCVLCGLSFVSLAMSGTILVSYILVSSLVNYWFPPRPLTQQNSSGDCQLAMKSADLEGLHQE, encoded by the exons ATGGCAAAAGAGGAGCCCCCGAGTACCTCAAAGGACTTGAAGGAGCTGCAGAAGAAGCTGTCTTTGCTGGTAGCGTCCATCCAGAATAACTCAAAG GTGGTTGCCTTTATGAAGTCCCCGGTGGGTCGGTACCTGGACAGGCACCCTTTCGTGGCCCTCACCGTGCTGCTGTTTATTGCTATGTCAGCCGTTCCTGTTGGGTTCTTCCTGCTCATCGTGGTGCTTACCTCCCTGGCGGCTTTGGTGGGAGTCATTTTACTGGAAG GACTGGTCATCTCTGTGGGCGGCCTCTTACTGCTTTGTGTCCTCTGTGGCTTGAGCTTCGTATCACTAGCCATGTCAGGGACAATCCTAGTGTCCTACATCTTGGTCTCCAGCCTTGTCAACTACTGGTTTCCTCCCAG ACCTTTGACACAACAAAACTCCAGCGGTGACTGTCAGCTGGCTATGAAGTCTGCAGACTTAGAGGGGCTCCACCAGGAATGA